The following are encoded together in the Sulfuricurvum sp. genome:
- a CDS encoding TetR family transcriptional regulator — translation MKISQENKELTKLKILSAGVELIIEKGFKDASMREIAQRAGVSNPTIYNYFPTKEQMLYAYIEWKHQQTREILGGIEGFENYTLREQLQTLIETELELYLEDREFILQISEMVFHSSSLKLDSLYATNRLFVETAAEMIAISIEAGEIEKPPFEEYLPKLFWDYFVVVVAYWVKDESESFENTTQFIDHSMGVIEALLQSNLLNKASELGMFLFKNHLLSSLTRFSTKQSRFTKMKRKLGEVLHG, via the coding sequence ATGAAAATCTCTCAGGAAAACAAAGAACTTACCAAATTGAAGATCTTATCAGCAGGTGTCGAGCTGATTATCGAAAAAGGGTTCAAAGATGCTTCGATGCGTGAGATAGCGCAACGTGCCGGAGTGAGTAATCCGACGATCTATAACTATTTTCCGACCAAAGAGCAGATGCTCTATGCCTATATCGAATGGAAGCATCAGCAAACGCGCGAGATTTTGGGCGGTATCGAGGGGTTTGAGAACTATACGTTGCGTGAACAGCTTCAAACACTGATCGAAACGGAACTCGAACTTTATCTCGAAGATCGCGAATTTATCCTCCAAATCTCAGAGATGGTGTTTCACTCTTCGTCGTTGAAACTCGATTCTCTCTATGCAACCAATCGTCTCTTTGTCGAAACTGCGGCTGAGATGATTGCTATTTCTATCGAAGCGGGAGAGATTGAGAAGCCTCCGTTTGAAGAGTATCTGCCGAAGTTATTTTGGGACTATTTCGTGGTGGTGGTCGCTTACTGGGTCAAAGATGAGAGTGAGTCGTTTGAAAATACGACGCAGTTCATCGATCACTCTATGGGGGTTATCGAAGCGTTACTCCAATCAAATCTTTTAAATAAAGCCTCTGAGTTGGGGATGTTTTTGTTTAAAAATCATCTCCTCTCCTCCCTGACACGTTTTTCCACCAAACAGAGCCGTTTCACCAAAATGAAGCGTAAACTCGGGGAGGTGTTGCATGGATAA
- a CDS encoding AarF/ABC1/UbiB kinase family protein yields the protein MDKCIPTTTMARANVIGKTLVKIGANHSKGAIKKLISSGSNRQSIHDETQEATAKLIIEALGELKGVSVKIAQQVALALPFLPQTYLEQITKSFNAIPPINRALIRKIIKQELEHYPEEVFESFESTPFGSASLGQVHKATYGGDALAVKVQYPGIANTINTDMGMIKFALQRFAKGQNVDHLIEEINQRLFEEVDYAYEAKNVLFFSERLNHPQVVIPKVYPEFSSSKVLVCTYIEGKSFGDFLKSSPTQEVRNHYAQLLFDTFFTSLYALKAIHADPNPGNFIFMDDDRLGLIDFGCIKYVDDDFLVPYNRLHLSLIEGCDDLTIAKQYAALNMIDSSDDVSMVAFYHEVIKPLDRLYIDVLTKDHYDFGNNHSFSKKGFETILEVQRKQTHSVHKFNQEYLFLNRTLLGYYTMFEQLGAQIDTRSARSIMNQYQGENHG from the coding sequence ATGGATAAGTGCATACCGACAACCACGATGGCACGTGCCAATGTAATCGGTAAAACATTGGTCAAAATCGGAGCGAACCACTCCAAAGGGGCGATTAAAAAACTGATCTCATCGGGTAGTAACCGACAATCCATCCACGATGAGACGCAAGAAGCTACGGCAAAGCTAATCATCGAAGCACTCGGCGAGCTCAAAGGGGTGTCGGTTAAAATCGCCCAACAAGTCGCTTTGGCGTTGCCTTTTTTACCGCAAACGTATCTCGAACAGATCACTAAATCATTTAATGCGATTCCGCCGATCAACCGTGCGCTGATTCGTAAAATTATTAAACAAGAGTTGGAACACTACCCTGAAGAGGTGTTTGAATCATTTGAATCAACACCGTTTGGGAGTGCCAGTTTGGGACAGGTGCATAAGGCGACGTATGGGGGAGATGCTCTTGCGGTAAAAGTGCAGTATCCCGGTATCGCCAATACAATCAATACCGATATGGGGATGATCAAGTTCGCCCTTCAACGCTTCGCTAAAGGGCAAAATGTCGATCATTTGATTGAGGAGATCAACCAACGTCTTTTTGAGGAGGTGGATTACGCGTATGAAGCGAAAAACGTCCTATTTTTTAGCGAACGTCTCAATCATCCACAGGTGGTTATCCCTAAAGTCTACCCTGAATTCTCTAGCTCAAAAGTACTGGTGTGCACGTATATAGAGGGGAAATCGTTCGGAGATTTTTTAAAATCTTCTCCGACGCAAGAGGTGCGAAACCATTATGCACAGCTCCTCTTTGATACCTTTTTCACCTCGTTGTATGCGCTTAAAGCAATCCATGCTGATCCTAATCCGGGTAATTTTATCTTTATGGATGATGATCGACTGGGGCTTATCGATTTTGGATGTATCAAATACGTGGATGATGATTTCCTCGTCCCCTATAATCGATTGCACCTCTCGCTCATAGAAGGGTGCGATGATCTCACTATCGCAAAACAGTATGCCGCGCTCAATATGATCGATTCGAGTGATGATGTGTCGATGGTTGCGTTTTATCACGAGGTGATTAAACCTCTGGATCGGCTCTATATCGATGTTCTCACAAAAGATCATTACGATTTTGGAAATAATCACTCATTTTCCAAAAAAGGGTTTGAAACCATCTTGGAAGTGCAGAGGAAACAGACCCATTCGGTGCACAAATTTAACCAAGAGTACCTTTTTCTAAACCGTACTCTCTTGGGGTATTACACAATGTTTGAGCAGCTAGGTGCGCAGATCGACACACGATCGGCTAGAAGTATTATGAATCAATACCAAGGAGAAAATCATGGCTAA
- a CDS encoding DUF4153 domain-containing protein — translation MANMTEEVRTIDVEELRFTSGWFSMLLIGVSLILALFQSFFVPNNVVGLGNILFFLIAMIPMLYLALSAQVSNRYTLWLLPLVAVWTADVFIYNNALTQYYLPTIIMAMIGILYLTSMHKVDHLYQTMIPRLLVAFSPLKYFRVFFSHLFALNPNYSIYKRILKGVLVTVPFVALFLALFMNADVRFNHEVNVIVGLFALPRIDQAISMPLYFFLFLGIYLYSYLNRAERSSNDEAKPYDKVIVGIFLGGLNILFVAFLAFQIAYLFGGEAYITQAGVTHAQFAREGFFQLAWVIALVVVIFLGMMRRYKGEMSIQILMGLFMAQTVIMGIASLKKMHLYQTLMGMTTLRYYVEWFEYFLIAVLVVGIVLMIIRQSYHVILSTVTAMGLIAFTIVSSLNVDYMIASHNVEKFKNEPAKLDTEMLSTLSIDALPALNETPVMIAVNFPKDSCQIAMQYHYGRCKLIGQHGEKQLFYVNQRNTTTVAVNN, via the coding sequence ATGGCTAATATGACTGAAGAAGTTCGCACAATAGATGTTGAAGAGTTGCGCTTTACGAGCGGGTGGTTTAGTATGTTGTTGATCGGGGTGAGTTTGATACTTGCGTTGTTTCAATCGTTTTTTGTTCCGAATAATGTGGTTGGATTAGGGAATATCCTTTTTTTCCTGATTGCGATGATTCCGATGCTTTATTTGGCTTTGAGCGCTCAGGTGAGCAATCGATATACGTTATGGCTGCTTCCGTTGGTCGCGGTGTGGACTGCCGATGTGTTTATTTATAATAATGCGTTGACGCAGTATTATCTCCCGACTATCATAATGGCGATGATTGGGATTTTGTACCTCACGAGTATGCACAAAGTCGATCATTTGTATCAGACGATGATTCCGAGATTGTTGGTTGCATTTTCACCGTTGAAATATTTTAGAGTATTTTTCTCTCATCTGTTTGCACTCAATCCGAACTATTCAATCTACAAACGGATACTCAAAGGGGTTCTCGTGACCGTACCGTTCGTGGCATTATTTTTGGCACTGTTTATGAACGCAGATGTCCGTTTTAATCATGAAGTTAATGTAATCGTAGGACTATTTGCTCTTCCGAGAATAGATCAGGCCATTTCGATGCCACTCTACTTTTTCCTCTTTTTAGGTATCTATCTCTATAGCTATCTCAACCGTGCGGAACGCTCTAGCAATGATGAGGCAAAACCCTATGATAAAGTGATTGTCGGTATCTTTTTAGGGGGACTTAATATCCTCTTTGTCGCTTTTTTGGCTTTTCAGATTGCGTATCTCTTCGGAGGGGAAGCGTACATTACTCAAGCAGGAGTTACGCACGCTCAGTTTGCTCGTGAAGGATTTTTTCAACTTGCATGGGTTATCGCTTTGGTCGTCGTTATCTTTTTGGGGATGATGCGCCGCTATAAAGGAGAGATGAGTATTCAAATCCTAATGGGTCTGTTTATGGCGCAAACGGTAATTATGGGAATCGCATCGCTCAAAAAGATGCATTTGTATCAAACATTGATGGGGATGACAACACTGCGCTACTATGTGGAGTGGTTTGAATATTTCTTGATCGCGGTGTTGGTTGTGGGGATTGTTCTGATGATTATCCGCCAATCGTATCACGTTATCTTGAGTACCGTTACCGCTATGGGGTTGATTGCTTTTACGATAGTCTCATCACTCAATGTCGATTATATGATTGCGTCACATAACGTAGAAAAGTTCAAAAATGAACCTGCAAAACTCGATACCGAGATGCTCTCGACTCTCTCTATCGATGCGTTGCCGGCATTGAATGAGACTCCCGTAATGATAGCGGTCAATTTTCCAAAAGATAGTTGCCAAATTGCTATGCAATACCATTACGGTAGATGTAAACTGATTGGGCAACATGGGGAGAAACAATTGTTTTATGTCAATCAACGCAATACGACTACGGTTGCTGTCAATAATTAA
- a CDS encoding VanZ family protein, translated as METTLKSNTLKRVFYPASFFVLLLAIIYKADTANYNFAFHVVGMIPYGDKIAHAVLYGIMVYLLNYGFNGKQWFRIEIGSLIVFAFAFVEEVSQLYFPSRSFDWFDLLADVIGIVGAAVVYRKVKKHEKA; from the coding sequence ATGGAAACGACACTGAAATCGAACACTCTGAAACGGGTTTTTTATCCTGCATCTTTTTTCGTCCTATTGTTAGCGATCATCTATAAAGCCGATACGGCAAATTACAATTTTGCGTTTCATGTGGTAGGGATGATCCCCTATGGCGACAAAATCGCTCATGCCGTTTTATATGGGATTATGGTGTATTTGCTGAATTACGGTTTTAATGGAAAACAGTGGTTTAGGATAGAAATTGGATCATTAATTGTATTTGCTTTTGCGTTTGTCGAAGAGGTGAGTCAACTCTATTTCCCTAGCCGCTCATTTGATTGGTTTGATCTGCTCGCGGATGTGATCGGGATTGTTGGGGCAGCGGTGGTTTATCGGAAGGTGAAAAAGCATGAAAAAGCGTAA
- a CDS encoding 16S rRNA pseudouridine(516) synthase, producing the protein MQNSRSKVQTRLDKLLSSLGYCTRKEVASLIREGIITHAENLPLKNDTKVSHDEICFDSEPLDPPSGMVILMHKPIGLICSHDEGEGRLVYDLLPPRWRVRDPKISTIGRLDKETSGLLLLTDDGALLHRLTSPRHHVAKIYEATLDRALNGNEAEIFASGTLMLNGEKSPCLPAKLTVIDETHATLEITEGRYHQVRRMFAAVGNHVTALHRLSFGELTLGDLKEGEYRILENTFI; encoded by the coding sequence GTGCAAAATTCAAGATCTAAAGTACAAACCCGTCTGGACAAACTCCTTTCCTCATTGGGGTATTGCACCCGCAAAGAGGTTGCATCCCTCATACGAGAAGGGATCATCACCCATGCTGAAAATCTCCCCCTCAAAAACGATACCAAAGTCTCTCATGATGAAATCTGTTTTGATAGCGAACCCCTCGATCCCCCCTCTGGGATGGTGATTTTGATGCATAAGCCCATAGGTTTGATCTGTAGTCATGATGAAGGAGAAGGGAGACTCGTCTATGATCTCCTCCCGCCGCGATGGAGAGTGCGCGATCCCAAAATCTCCACGATCGGACGGCTCGACAAAGAGACGAGTGGACTGCTTCTCCTCACCGATGATGGAGCATTACTCCACCGCCTCACCTCCCCGCGCCACCATGTTGCTAAAATCTACGAAGCGACATTAGATAGAGCGTTAAACGGGAATGAAGCAGAGATTTTCGCTTCGGGGACATTGATGTTAAACGGTGAAAAAAGCCCCTGCCTACCCGCCAAACTTACCGTAATCGACGAAACCCATGCCACATTAGAAATTACCGAAGGGCGCTATCATCAAGTACGGCGGATGTTCGCGGCGGTAGGAAATCATGTCACCGCACTGCACCGCTTGTCATTTGGGGAATTGACACTGGGGGATTTAAAAGAGGGGGAGTATCGTATATTGGAAAATACGTTTATCTGA
- a CDS encoding DUF3226 domain-containing protein has product MSNLLIVESHNDKYFIEALSESLKIDIKINQPICKIDDYECLNGLSEKKLFECLDEVKFDDYTKIGIILDADKEGIENRLALIDSVVKQFDDTIEIKNINTPIRSDKLNIEFVCYITNIDGYGELETLLKTIKTEDSTFADCLSAWKDCLIASGKKISDKDFDKFWVNNYLRYDTCTKKEQTQADRKCKNEIAIKKPIWNFEHKALTDLKAFLQLF; this is encoded by the coding sequence GTGAGTAATCTTTTAATCGTCGAAAGTCATAATGACAAATATTTTATCGAAGCATTAAGTGAATCACTTAAAATTGATATTAAAATTAATCAGCCAATATGTAAAATAGATGACTATGAGTGTTTAAATGGACTATCAGAAAAAAAATTATTTGAGTGCCTAGACGAAGTTAAATTCGATGACTACACTAAAATTGGCATCATTCTCGATGCGGATAAAGAAGGTATCGAAAATCGGTTAGCACTGATTGACTCTGTCGTTAAACAGTTTGATGATACTATTGAGATTAAAAACATTAACACACCCATCAGAAGTGACAAACTCAATATAGAATTTGTTTGTTATATCACTAATATCGATGGATATGGCGAACTCGAAACACTACTCAAAACAATTAAAACTGAAGATTCAACTTTCGCGGATTGTTTAAGTGCATGGAAAGATTGTCTTATAGCTTCCGGCAAAAAGATCAGTGATAAAGATTTTGATAAATTTTGGGTCAATAACTATCTAAGATACGATACCTGCACCAAAAAAGAACAAACACAAGCTGATAGAAAATGTAAAAATGAGATTGCCATCAAAAAACCTATCTGGAATTTTGAGCACAAAGCACTTACTGATTTAAAAGCCTTTTTACAACTATTTTAA
- a CDS encoding AAA family ATPase — protein sequence MNNHFINTIEINNFKCFHNFKAEGLGRVNLIGGKNNVGKTSFMEACYINIMAMNIKSFVGSLQSIKYMRENLNILENRLIDDTKKFVEQTNNISVSSNINNAHFNIDENEGIKKYHFEFNKQIIDVNANEFSYDLNLIHNIVFIDNFGFGNSQIKDAYLSIQKKDKEQFLNDILHTFDNRIEKIIAGDIPQCRVNGVWLDLTELGDGARHLVSIITSLFKCENGYLFIDELDNGIHYTQLDELWEIILKVSKEQNVQVFATTHSKECIESFNRIQQKFDDKDTYYFEFYQSKKTNQINVKKRDKEQLEYSLSHNGEFRGE from the coding sequence ATGAACAATCATTTTATAAACACTATAGAAATTAATAATTTTAAATGTTTTCACAATTTTAAAGCCGAAGGGTTAGGTAGAGTTAATCTCATTGGTGGAAAAAATAATGTAGGTAAAACTTCTTTTATGGAAGCATGTTATATCAATATAATGGCTATGAATATTAAAAGCTTTGTTGGTTCTCTACAAAGTATTAAATATATGCGAGAAAATCTTAATATTTTAGAAAATAGACTTATAGATGATACTAAAAAATTTGTAGAACAAACCAATAATATCTCAGTCTCCTCCAATATCAATAACGCTCATTTTAATATCGATGAAAACGAAGGAATTAAAAAATACCATTTTGAATTTAATAAACAAATCATTGATGTTAATGCTAATGAATTCTCTTATGATCTTAATTTAATACACAATATAGTATTTATCGATAATTTTGGATTTGGTAATAGTCAAATTAAAGATGCTTATCTCTCTATTCAAAAAAAAGATAAAGAACAATTTTTAAATGATATTTTACATACATTTGATAATAGAATCGAAAAAATTATCGCTGGCGATATACCACAATGTCGAGTAAATGGTGTATGGCTTGACCTCACTGAACTTGGGGATGGTGCGAGACATTTGGTCTCTATCATTACATCACTGTTTAAATGCGAAAATGGATATCTCTTTATTGATGAGCTTGACAATGGCATTCATTACACTCAACTTGATGAACTATGGGAAATTATTTTAAAAGTTTCCAAAGAACAAAATGTCCAAGTCTTTGCAACAACTCATTCCAAAGAGTGTATTGAGTCATTCAATCGTATTCAACAAAAATTTGATGATAAAGATACTTATTATTTCGAATTTTACCAAAGCAAAAAAACCAATCAAATTAATGTAAAAAAACGGGACAAAGAACAATTAGAGTATTCACTATCTCATAATGGAGAGTTTAGAGGTGAGTAA
- a CDS encoding ABC-F family ATP-binding cassette domain-containing protein, with the protein MIQINNLTKSFGTRVLFENLSLKLNAGNKVGFVGRNGTGKSTLFKIILDEEPYDSGEVIIPRNYRIGTLRQHLHFTHKTVREECASVLTGDMEHEVYRVEKILFGLGFTQDDLEKDPLSFSGGYQIRLNLVKLLVTEPNLLLLDEPTNYLDIVSLRWLASFIRSFEGEVILITHDRDFMDSVTTHTMGLRRRCVSIIKGNSHKYYEMMASEDELYEKTKINHDKKRAELEDFVARNKARASSAVMAQSKQKELDKMGVMESLEGEKDLSFSFSYKPTPAKVIMQVKELSFGYSADELLFRNISFALEAKKCLAIIGKNGKGKSTLLNTLAGVLTPNGEIISHPSTAIAHFGQTNIDRLDKNRTITEEIQSADNTLQNVRIRGICGTMMFSGDDADKKISILSGGERSRVMLGKIIATPANLLFLDEPTNHLDMQSIDSLCDALKRFEGSVVIVTHSEMLLRELADQLIIFREGNAEFFDGTYDDFLEKIGWDEEISDAPKPPKVTQNVNKKENKQLRAALIQERSKLLSPLKKEVDTCENTIMKLEEKLKTSHELLTTYSNQGETSKLLELSKSVGDDEKMIEELFERLEIASDEIARIESEYEAKIEEL; encoded by the coding sequence ATGATTCAGATCAACAACCTTACCAAAAGCTTCGGCACTCGGGTTCTCTTTGAGAACCTATCTCTCAAACTGAACGCCGGAAACAAAGTCGGATTTGTCGGACGTAACGGGACGGGTAAATCGACCCTCTTTAAAATCATTTTGGATGAAGAGCCTTATGATTCGGGTGAGGTCATTATCCCTAGAAACTACCGCATCGGAACGCTACGTCAGCACCTCCATTTCACCCATAAAACCGTCCGTGAAGAGTGTGCCTCGGTTCTCACAGGTGATATGGAGCATGAGGTCTATCGCGTCGAAAAAATTCTCTTCGGTCTAGGGTTTACGCAGGACGATTTGGAAAAAGATCCCCTCAGTTTTTCAGGTGGGTATCAAATCCGACTCAACCTCGTGAAACTCCTCGTCACCGAACCGAATCTGCTACTCCTCGATGAGCCGACCAACTACCTCGACATTGTCTCACTCCGCTGGCTCGCCTCGTTTATCCGTTCTTTCGAGGGGGAAGTGATCCTCATCACCCATGACCGTGATTTTATGGACTCAGTCACGACCCATACGATGGGATTGCGCCGCCGCTGTGTCAGTATCATCAAAGGAAACAGCCACAAATATTATGAGATGATGGCAAGCGAAGACGAGCTGTATGAGAAGACCAAAATCAACCACGACAAGAAGCGTGCCGAATTAGAGGATTTCGTCGCCCGCAACAAAGCCCGTGCTTCTTCAGCAGTAATGGCACAATCCAAGCAAAAAGAGTTGGATAAAATGGGTGTTATGGAATCACTTGAGGGAGAGAAAGACCTCTCTTTTTCATTCTCGTATAAACCTACTCCCGCCAAAGTGATTATGCAGGTTAAAGAGCTCTCGTTCGGCTACAGTGCCGATGAACTCCTCTTTCGCAATATTTCCTTTGCACTAGAGGCAAAAAAATGTCTCGCCATTATCGGGAAAAACGGTAAGGGAAAATCAACCCTCCTAAACACCCTTGCAGGGGTTTTAACACCCAACGGTGAGATCATATCTCACCCCTCCACTGCCATCGCCCACTTCGGTCAAACCAACATCGACCGCCTCGACAAAAACCGCACCATCACCGAAGAGATACAAAGTGCCGACAATACGTTGCAAAATGTCCGTATCCGTGGAATCTGCGGGACGATGATGTTCAGCGGTGACGATGCCGATAAAAAAATCTCTATCCTCTCTGGGGGGGAGCGAAGCCGCGTTATGCTGGGCAAAATCATCGCCACCCCTGCCAACCTCCTCTTCCTCGATGAGCCGACCAACCACCTCGATATGCAATCGATCGATTCGCTCTGCGACGCATTAAAGCGGTTCGAGGGTTCTGTGGTCATCGTCACCCACTCCGAGATGCTATTGCGCGAGTTAGCCGATCAGCTCATCATCTTCCGTGAGGGGAACGCTGAGTTTTTCGATGGCACCTATGATGACTTTTTAGAGAAAATCGGATGGGATGAAGAGATCAGTGATGCTCCAAAACCTCCCAAAGTGACCCAAAACGTCAACAAAAAAGAGAATAAACAGCTTCGTGCCGCCCTCATCCAAGAGCGTTCAAAACTCCTCAGCCCCCTCAAAAAAGAGGTGGACACCTGCGAAAATACCATCATGAAGCTCGAAGAGAAACTAAAGACTTCTCATGAACTCCTAACGACCTATTCAAACCAAGGGGAGACATCCAAACTCCTCGAACTCTCCAAAAGCGTCGGAGATGATGAGAAGATGATCGAAGAGCTGTTCGAACGACTCGAAATCGCGAGCGATGAGATAGCACGTATCGAGAGCGAATACGAGGCGAAGATTGAAGAGCTCTAG
- a CDS encoding phosphoesterase has product MQKTFYHLSHIDLDGYSCQLVMAQTAHLMYSYNANYGAEVMDRLEEIIETIKKNKQEATILISDLNLYPEEAKWLNTEVNRLNDSGWKLTITLLDHHGSGKDTAAQYPWYYLDTERCATKIVYDYACEHYGLNGAGWLEAFVHVVNAVDLWHQDEEDDFEYGKVCMRLISDAKELSRVMFGDEDRAYKLAMLEQAAHMRNLPNANIVLDETLHKMKKDFFKEDIDNTLDNLSTKHIVALLGTKRSTMTIYYKGWRGFLSYGLGNTSIIGNGFLTEYPDFDFIVDVGTRGTMSLRGHDKVDVAQMAGEWVGGGGHPNAAGGRIQGFKEQFRYDKVKRQMEDMLANKEAMPGKLPHKIEE; this is encoded by the coding sequence ATGCAAAAAACGTTTTATCATCTCTCTCACATCGATCTCGACGGGTACAGCTGTCAATTGGTTATGGCACAAACCGCACACCTTATGTACAGTTATAATGCAAACTATGGCGCTGAGGTAATGGATCGTCTCGAAGAGATTATTGAAACTATCAAAAAAAATAAGCAAGAAGCAACCATCCTTATCAGCGATCTTAACCTCTATCCCGAAGAGGCGAAATGGCTTAATACTGAAGTGAACCGTCTCAATGATAGCGGCTGGAAGCTTACCATCACCCTCCTCGATCATCACGGTAGCGGAAAAGATACAGCGGCACAATATCCGTGGTATTATCTCGATACCGAGCGTTGTGCTACAAAAATCGTCTATGACTATGCGTGCGAACATTATGGTTTAAACGGAGCTGGATGGCTCGAAGCATTTGTTCACGTCGTCAATGCCGTCGATTTATGGCACCAAGATGAAGAGGACGATTTCGAATACGGCAAAGTGTGTATGCGTCTCATCTCGGATGCCAAAGAGCTGAGTCGTGTTATGTTTGGTGATGAAGATCGTGCCTACAAACTCGCTATGCTAGAGCAAGCAGCACACATGCGAAATCTCCCTAATGCCAATATCGTTTTGGATGAGACACTTCATAAAATGAAAAAAGATTTTTTCAAAGAAGATATCGATAATACCCTCGATAATCTCTCCACCAAACACATTGTCGCACTGCTTGGAACCAAGCGTTCTACGATGACCATCTATTATAAAGGGTGGCGTGGATTTTTGAGCTACGGTTTAGGAAACACCTCGATCATCGGAAACGGCTTTTTAACCGAATATCCCGATTTTGATTTCATCGTCGATGTCGGTACACGCGGAACGATGAGTCTTCGCGGACATGACAAAGTCGATGTCGCTCAAATGGCAGGCGAATGGGTCGGCGGTGGAGGACATCCTAACGCGGCAGGGGGACGTATCCAAGGGTTTAAAGAGCAATTCCGCTACGATAAAGTGAAACGTCAGATGGAAGATATGCTCGCCAACAAAGAGGCAATGCCCGGTAAATTACCCCATAAAATAGAAGAGTAA